The genomic interval ATTCAAGGAGAGATATGAAAAAGTATTTTTTAAATAAAGTGCTTCATATCTGTATGTTCAGTATGATTTTTTGCACAAGTGCAATAGCTGAAGAAATTAATGTCCTTGCCGCAGCAAGCCTCAAATATGTGCTTGAAGACATTAAAAGTGCGTATGTAAAAACGCACAAAAAAGATAAGATTCACATAAACTATATCTCATCAGGCAAGGCGTATGCACAGATTCAAAATGGTGCCCCTGCTCATCTTTTTATCGCTGCTGATGTAAGCTATCCACAAAAACTCTATGATAAAAAACTTGCTCCTTTACCCCCTATCAATTATGCTAAGGGAAAACTTGTGCTTTTTAGCGCCAATGCTGCATTTAAAGTCAAAAGCATTGACATACTTCAAAATACTAACATTACTCATATTGCTATCCCAAACTCTAAACTTGCACCTTATGGTAGAGCAGCAGAGGAATTTTTAAAATCTCAAAAACTTGATAAGAAACTCAAAAACAAACTAAGCACAGGAGATTCTATCGGACAAACCACAACCTATGTGCTTACAGGTGCAAGCGAAATTGGTTTTAACGCACTCTCTATGGTAATAAAAGATAAAACACCCCATCTCACCTATATCCTTATTGATGAAGGCACTTATAAACCTATCAATCAAGCATTGATTATCCCTCTATTTGGCAAAGATTCTCAACTTGCTAAAGATTTTGCTAAATATATTATTCATTCGCAAATAGCACAAAAAATACTCAAAGAATACGGATATGATAAGCCAGATAATGATTAAATCTTTAATGAAGTGGCAAAAATGAATAAAATTCCCGCTCGTATCTCCCATATCGTTACCCATAATGAATGCACAATGATACAAGCAGAATGTGCGCTTGGGTTGCTCCAAATTTTAGTGGTTGAAGCCGGTGATTTTGTCATTAATGACGAAGTTATAGCAACTTTTAAAGAAAATGAAGTCTTTATATCGCCTTTATCCAATACAAAAGGACATTTAAGTATCATAAATGCCTTTGAGGGTATAATAGATACTTATCAACACAGCGGACTTTTTACGCGTCTTCGCATATTGCCAAAAAGTGCGATAAACTCTACTCAACAATCTCTTGTAATCTATGCGCTTCTCCCCTCACTTACCCCCTATCCTCTTAAACCTAAAGAGCAATGTATGTGGTATGTGCCTTGCACGCATATTTTACTTGAAAGGAAAAGCTAGTGGATTTTTTTGAAACAATGCGACTTACTTTCTTAGTTGCTACACTTACTACATTGATTTTGCTTCCTATTGGCATATTTTTAGGTAATTATCTTGCTTTTTCACAAAATCCTTTGCGTCCCATCATAGAGGTGCTTGTATGGCTGCCTCTTGTGTTGCCGCCA from Helicobacter hepaticus ATCC 51449 carries:
- the modA gene encoding molybdate ABC transporter substrate-binding protein; its protein translation is MKKYFLNKVLHICMFSMIFCTSAIAEEINVLAAASLKYVLEDIKSAYVKTHKKDKIHINYISSGKAYAQIQNGAPAHLFIAADVSYPQKLYDKKLAPLPPINYAKGKLVLFSANAAFKVKSIDILQNTNITHIAIPNSKLAPYGRAAEEFLKSQKLDKKLKNKLSTGDSIGQTTTYVLTGASEIGFNALSMVIKDKTPHLTYILIDEGTYKPINQALIIPLFGKDSQLAKDFAKYIIHSQIAQKILKEYGYDKPDND